The genomic segment CGCGTCTCGCATCCGGGCAACCGCATGAGGACCATCCCCTTGTAATACCGGAAGCGAACCCCCTCGTAGGGGATGGCCTCTTCCCCGATGTAGACCCGCTTGAGCCGCTTCAGCTGCTCGGGGAAATCCGTGAGGATCTCCAGCTTCATCTCGCCCCGGACCCCCCAGGGGCGGGCGATCCGGGCCACGGCGAGGAAACGGGGGAGCGGCTTCCGCATCGCGGACAACCCCGGGCCGGCTGTTCACTCCAGAGGCTCGATTCGCAGATCCACCTTCCGATGCGGAGGGGCTGCGGCCCGCATGACCTGACGGATGGCCTCCGCCAGATGCCCCTCCCGGCCGATCAGGCGTCCCATCTCGCCAGGCGGCGCCTTCAGAATGTAACGGATCACCGGCCCCCGGCGCAGCTCTCGGATCTGCACCGCGGAGGGATCGTCCAGCAGGGCCCGGACGATGAACTCCAGGAAGGCCCGCATCGCAGCCTCTCAGCGGGTGGAGGTGCGGGTGCCGGCCTCCAGGGCTGTGGCCTCCGCGACCAGCGCCTCCAGCGGCTCGCCGGCCTTCAGCCGCTCAAAGCGGGCCAGCGTCCCCGTCTTGCGGAACAGGATCCGCACCGCCTCCGTGGGCTGGGCGCCTACCCGCAACCAGTAGAGGGCACGGGCCTCGTTCACCACGATGGTCTCCGGCTCCGTGCGGGGATTGTAATGCCCGATGATCTCGATGAACTTCCCATCCCGCGGCGCCCGCGAATCCGCCACGACGATCCGATAAGTGGGTTCATGCTTCTTCCCCATGCGTTGCAATCGGATCCGAACCATCTCCACCTCTCGAGGGATGAAGTTTTCATCGGGACAACCCTGGGGTCGTCCCGTTCCTGAGCCAGGATGTCAGGGACACAGCTGGTTGCGCCCGGGCCTCAACGGAAAAACGGGAAAGGGAAGCCGCCGCGGCCGGCTTTCATCTGCTTCATCAGGCGCTGGAGCTGGCGGAACTCGTTGAGCAGCTGGTTGACCTCCTGCACGGTGGTCCCGCTGCCCCGGGCGATCCGCCGCTTGCGGCTGGCGTTCAGGATCTCCGGGTTGCGCCGTTCCTCCGGCGTCATCGAGTTAATGATGGCCTCGATACGTTTGAACTGTCGATCCGCCTCCTCCGGCGAGAGCATGCGGGCCATCTGACCGTAGCCGGGCAGCAGCTCCAGCAGCTGGGAGAGCGGCCCCATCTTCCGCAACATCCGCAGCTGTTCCCGGAAATCCTCCAGGGTGAACTCAGCCCGGCTTAGCTTGCGGGCCATCTCAGCCGCCTTCTCCGCCTCCACCGCCTCCTGGGCCCGCTCGATCAACGCGAGCACATCCCCCATGCCCAGGATCCGGGAGGCCAGCCGCTCCGGCTGGAACGGCTCCAGCTGATCCGGCTTCTCCCCCACCCCGATGAACTTGATGGGGACCCCGGTCACCGCGCGGATGCTGATGGCCGCCCCGCCCCGCGCATCCCCATCCAGCTTGGTGAGGATGAGGCCGGTCAAGCTCAGCCGCCGATGAAAAGCCTCCGCCGCCCGGACGGCATCCTGACCGGTCATCGCGTCGACCACCAGCAGGATCTCCTCCGGCCGGATGGCCGCCCGGATGGCCTCCAGCTCCGCCATCATCTCCTCATCGATGTGCAGCCGACCCGCTGTGTCCAGGATCACCAGGGTGTGTCCGTGATCCCGGGCGAACCGCATGGCGCGGCGGGCGATGTCCACCGGGTTCGCCTCCGGCCCTTCCCGGTAGACCGGGATGTTCAGCTGCTTGCCCAGGAGCTCCAGCTGATCGATGGCCGCCGGGCGGTAGACGTCGGCCGCCACCAGCAGGGGGCGCTGGCCGGCCTTCCGCATGCGCAGGGCCAGCTTCGCCGCCGTAGTGGTCTTGCCCGATCCCTGCAACCCGACCAGCATCACCCCGTGGGGCGGGGAGCCCGCGAGATGGAGGGGGGCCGGGCTGCCCAGGGTTTTCACCAGTTCCTCGTAGACGATCTTGACCACCTGCTGGGCTGGGGTGAGGCTCCGCAACACCTCGGCCCCCACCGCCCGCTCTCGGACCCGCGCCAGGAAGTCGCGGACCACGGTGTAATGGACATCGGCCTCCAGGAGGGCCAGGCGGATCTCCCGCAGCGCCGCGTCCACGTCGGCCTCGGTGAGCACCCCCCGCCGCCCCAGGCGGTCGAAGATCTGCTGGAATTTCTGGGTCAGCCCCTCAAACATTCTGTGATCTTTCCCGCTCAAGAGTTCCGGAGCAAAGATCCCCCTCGCCAACCCAGAGGAAGATTATAACACAAGCGCGGATCGATCTACGGGTTCGCGCCGCCGCCCATGCATCGAGGCACGGATGGGTCTATGCGCCTTCATCGGGGAGGCTCGCCGGGATGGCGATCGCACCGATGGGAACTCGGCCCCCCATAGACGCCCCGTGCCGGCCTTTGCGCCGATTGAAATCGGCCTTCATCGGCGCTTCGCGCCAGGCGTCGGCCTCCGCCGACACAGACGCAAAGAATGCCTTTTTCGGTCGGCCTGCGCCGACCGTCGGCCGCAGGCCTTCACGCCGATTGAAATCGGCCTCCACAGGCGCTTCGCGCCAAGCGTCGGCCTTCGCCGACGCAAAGAACCCCTTCTCGGTCGGTGCAGGTCGACCGCTGGCCGCAGGCCTTCCGAGGCCGGATTCATCCGGCGCGTCCCACCAGAGGGGTCAGGAACGTTCAGAGGGTCACCCCTCCCAACAGGAACCAGAGGAAGCCTAGGAGGAGCGTGCCCAGGCCAGAGATCAGCACGGAGGCGCGCACCCAGGGATAGCGAGCCGGGAGACGAAGGGGCTCCGGCCGGCCCATCCACATGGCCACCACCACCCGCAGGTAGAAATACGCGGAGATCACCGTGGTGATCACCCCGATGAGGACCAGGGCCGTCCACCCGGCCTGCCAGGCCGCCGCGAACAGCAGCAGTTTGGCGAAAAAGCCCGCCGTCGGCGGCACCCCGATGAGGGAGAGCATGAAAAGCGCCATGGCCGCTCCCATCCCCGGGGCGCGGCGGGCCACCCCCGCGTAGGCCTCAAAGGAGTGATCCTCCCCCTCGGGGCCTGCCATGCTCACCGCCACCGCGAAGGCCCCCAGGGTGGCGAAGGCGTAAGCCAGCAGGTAGAACACCACGCCCGGCAGCGCCAGCGACGGCTCCCCCAGCAGGCCCAGGAGCAGATACCCGGCATGGGCGATGCTGGAATAGGCCATCATCCGCTTGAAGTCGGATTGCATGAGGGCAACGATGTTGCCCACCAGCATGGTCGCCGCAGCCATCCACGCCAGCGGCCCCGCCCAGAGAGCCGCTGCCGGCGCCAGACCTGTAAGGAGCACCCGGGCCAGGGCGGCGACGGCCGCGGTCTTGGTCGCCGCAGCCATAAACCCCGTCACCGGCGTGGGCGCCCCCTCATACACATCCGGCGTCCACAGATGGAAAGGGACCGCCGCCACTTTGAAGCCGAGGGCCACCAGCAGGAGCGCCCCGCCGATC from the Thermoflexus hugenholtzii JAD2 genome contains:
- the ffh gene encoding signal recognition particle protein, whose protein sequence is MFEGLTQKFQQIFDRLGRRGVLTEADVDAALREIRLALLEADVHYTVVRDFLARVRERAVGAEVLRSLTPAQQVVKIVYEELVKTLGSPAPLHLAGSPPHGVMLVGLQGSGKTTTAAKLALRMRKAGQRPLLVAADVYRPAAIDQLELLGKQLNIPVYREGPEANPVDIARRAMRFARDHGHTLVILDTAGRLHIDEEMMAELEAIRAAIRPEEILLVVDAMTGQDAVRAAEAFHRRLSLTGLILTKLDGDARGGAAISIRAVTGVPIKFIGVGEKPDQLEPFQPERLASRILGMGDVLALIERAQEAVEAEKAAEMARKLSRAEFTLEDFREQLRMLRKMGPLSQLLELLPGYGQMARMLSPEEADRQFKRIEAIINSMTPEERRNPEILNASRKRRIARGSGTTVQEVNQLLNEFRQLQRLMKQMKAGRGGFPFPFFR
- a CDS encoding NADH-quinone oxidoreductase subunit N; this translates as MVWTPLWPTIVLTAGALGLLLVEAFRRPGSAHGMAWGALGITGAGLGVTLALAGEGPVEGFHRMVVWDRPAFWFSLAVLLGTGMAILLSRHYLVDRGLERGEYYALLLLASAGMLLMAVAGDLLIVFLALEWLSFPLYVLTGFARPRAESEEAALKYFLLGAFASAFLVFGIALIFAGTGVTNLRDLAAWLERPDPAARPLVWIGGALLLVALGFKVAAVPFHLWTPDVYEGAPTPVTGFMAAATKTAAVAALARVLLTGLAPAAALWAGPLAWMAAATMLVGNIVALMQSDFKRMMAYSSIAHAGYLLLGLLGEPSLALPGVVFYLLAYAFATLGAFAVAVSMAGPEGEDHSFEAYAGVARRAPGMGAAMALFMLSLIGVPPTAGFFAKLLLFAAAWQAGWTALVLIGVITTVISAYFYLRVVVAMWMGRPEPLRLPARYPWVRASVLISGLGTLLLGFLWFLLGGVTL
- the rpsP gene encoding 30S ribosomal protein S16, whose amino-acid sequence is MVRIRLQRMGKKHEPTYRIVVADSRAPRDGKFIEIIGHYNPRTEPETIVVNEARALYWLRVGAQPTEAVRILFRKTGTLARFERLKAGEPLEALVAEATALEAGTRTSTR
- a CDS encoding KH domain-containing protein, giving the protein MRAFLEFIVRALLDDPSAVQIRELRRGPVIRYILKAPPGEMGRLIGREGHLAEAIRQVMRAAAPPHRKVDLRIEPLE